One genomic region from Nitrospirota bacterium encodes:
- a CDS encoding HD domain-containing protein: protein MTESGHHSNAPYDGSALIADPIHQYVSFTVPFSTPDPHERTEKDLIDSPWVQRLRYIYQLQSARWVYPSAEHTRFVHSLGTMHVAGRFARHLYPFLKKAVKDVPSANYVEEFLRVTALAHDIGHGPFCHFFDDNYLHAFGASHEKLGQIIIRDHLGPIIRKIRRSPSGPFTKGEELNPDQIAHVILKEKGKDNSRIPRWLNMLQPVISGSYTADNLDYVLRDSYMCGVAVGPVDLSRLIHYTIITDKGFTIHKTGLPALQMFLNTRMYLYSNVYYHRTTRAIDIHLRDIFGDTMKLLFPHDPRKKMEEYLMLTDWSLLEQVRGWKTSRHATERRLGAEWQRILVRDVKWKMAYSTVLKEKGQERGMDFPSHAHFEEQIKKELPAKLKKVEFRVDMAPLDPRPDPKDRRGNPLYVYDPGTKGVSTDPLEEFLDLLPTRLVQFRVYTLDHDHDEALSRATATVLNKTPSSLE, encoded by the coding sequence ATGACTGAATCCGGTCATCACTCCAATGCTCCCTATGATGGGTCGGCACTGATCGCCGATCCCATCCACCAATACGTCTCCTTCACCGTGCCATTCTCCACTCCGGACCCGCACGAACGGACGGAAAAGGATCTGATCGATTCCCCCTGGGTCCAGCGCCTGCGCTATATCTATCAGCTTCAAAGCGCCCGTTGGGTCTACCCCTCTGCGGAACATACCCGCTTCGTCCATTCGCTCGGCACCATGCATGTGGCAGGCCGCTTCGCACGGCATCTCTATCCGTTTCTCAAGAAAGCGGTCAAAGACGTCCCCTCAGCGAACTATGTCGAGGAATTTCTCCGCGTCACGGCGCTCGCGCATGACATCGGCCATGGGCCCTTCTGCCATTTCTTCGACGACAACTATTTGCACGCCTTCGGCGCCAGTCATGAAAAACTCGGGCAGATCATCATCCGCGACCATCTGGGCCCGATCATCCGCAAGATCAGGCGCAGCCCGTCCGGCCCCTTCACCAAAGGCGAGGAACTCAACCCCGACCAGATCGCCCATGTGATCCTCAAGGAAAAGGGCAAAGACAACTCCCGCATTCCCCGATGGCTCAACATGCTGCAACCGGTCATTTCCGGCAGCTATACCGCAGACAACCTCGACTATGTCCTGCGCGACTCCTATATGTGCGGGGTCGCAGTCGGCCCGGTCGATCTCTCCAGACTCATTCACTACACGATCATCACGGACAAGGGATTCACGATCCATAAGACCGGCCTTCCGGCCCTGCAGATGTTCCTCAACACCCGGATGTATCTCTATTCCAACGTCTACTATCACCGGACCACACGCGCCATCGACATCCACCTCCGTGACATTTTCGGCGACACCATGAAACTCCTCTTCCCCCACGACCCCCGCAAGAAGATGGAGGAGTACCTGATGCTGACCGACTGGTCTCTACTGGAACAGGTACGGGGATGGAAGACCTCACGCCATGCGACCGAACGGCGCCTGGGCGCGGAATGGCAGCGGATTCTCGTCCGCGACGTGAAATGGAAAATGGCCTATAGCACCGTGCTCAAAGAAAAGGGCCAGGAGCGAGGCATGGACTTTCCCAGCCACGCGCACTTCGAAGAACAGATCAAAAAAGAATTACCGGCAAAGCTCAAAAAAGTGGAGTTCCGCGTCGACATGGCGCCGCTCGACCCAAGGCCAGACCCCAAAGACCGGCGCGGCAATCCCCTCTATGTGTATGACCCCGGCACCAAAGGCGTCTCGACCGACCCACTAGAAGAGTTCCTCGACCTACTGCCCACACGCCTGGTCCAATTCCGCGTCTATACCCTCGACCATGACCACGATGAAGCCCTCTCCCGCGCCACGGCGACGGTGCTGAACAAGACCCCGTCGAGTCTCGAATAG
- the cas2e gene encoding type I-E CRISPR-associated endoribonuclease Cas2e has translation MLVIVLENAPPRLRGRLAIWLLEIRAGVYVGNYSVKVRDHIWEHVKAGLGEGNAVMAWRTNNEAGFDFVTLGTNRRIPVEIDGAKLVSFLPEYDEDASNPQPS, from the coding sequence ATGCTGGTCATCGTGCTTGAAAACGCGCCGCCTCGACTACGCGGGCGGCTTGCCATCTGGCTATTGGAAATTCGTGCTGGTGTGTATGTCGGGAATTATTCAGTCAAAGTGCGGGATCATATTTGGGAGCATGTGAAGGCTGGTCTTGGGGAAGGGAATGCCGTGATGGCATGGCGCACCAATAACGAAGCTGGCTTCGACTTCGTCACGTTGGGAACCAACCGCCGAATTCCCGTAGAAATAGACGGCGCAAAACTCGTCAGCTTTCTTCCAGAGTACGACGAAGATGCTTCAAACCCACAACCTTCATGA
- the cas1e gene encoding type I-E CRISPR-associated endonuclease Cas1e: protein MADILPPLKPIAIKERLSVLYIEYGQLDVLDGAFVVVDKNGVRTHIPVGGVVCLMLEPGTRVSHAACALAARAGTLLVWIGEAGVRLYSAGQPGGARADRLLYQAKLALDDELRLKVVRKMYALRFGEEPPQRRSVDQLRGIEGARVRETYKRLAAQCGVEWKARNYDTSEWDKSDLPNRCLSAATSCLYGVTEAAVLAAGYAPAIGFIHTGKPLSFVYDVADVYKFETVVPLAFRIAAKNPANAEQQVRLACRDSFRETKLLERIIPGIEEMLAAGEIQPPKPFEEQVLPAIPNEEKIGDAGHRA, encoded by the coding sequence ATGGCTGACATTCTGCCCCCGCTCAAACCCATTGCCATCAAAGAACGTCTGTCTGTGCTCTATATTGAGTATGGTCAACTCGATGTCCTCGACGGGGCCTTTGTGGTGGTGGATAAAAACGGTGTACGGACGCATATCCCTGTTGGGGGTGTCGTGTGTTTGATGCTGGAGCCTGGTACGCGAGTATCTCACGCAGCCTGCGCCCTGGCGGCTCGTGCAGGTACGTTGCTGGTATGGATAGGCGAAGCCGGTGTTCGACTCTACTCGGCTGGCCAACCAGGAGGCGCCCGCGCAGATCGCCTTCTCTACCAAGCCAAGCTGGCGCTCGATGATGAACTGCGCTTGAAAGTGGTCCGGAAAATGTACGCGCTCCGGTTTGGCGAGGAGCCGCCCCAGCGCCGCTCTGTGGATCAGTTGCGCGGCATTGAAGGCGCACGGGTGCGTGAGACCTACAAACGCCTCGCGGCCCAATGCGGTGTGGAATGGAAAGCTCGTAACTATGACACCAGTGAATGGGACAAGAGTGACTTGCCGAACCGCTGCCTATCTGCCGCCACATCCTGCTTATATGGCGTCACCGAGGCCGCTGTCCTGGCCGCTGGGTATGCGCCTGCCATCGGCTTCATCCATACCGGTAAGCCGCTCTCCTTCGTCTATGACGTGGCCGATGTCTACAAGTTTGAAACTGTCGTACCATTAGCCTTTCGCATTGCAGCCAAGAATCCGGCGAATGCGGAACAACAAGTTCGCCTGGCCTGCCGCGACAGTTTCCGTGAAACGAAGCTGCTAGAGCGCATCATTCCTGGCATCGAAGAGATGCTGGCGGCGGGAGAAATTCAACCGCCAAAGCCGTTCGAGGAGCAAGTTCTTCCGGCCATCCCCAATGAGGAGAAGATCGGCGATGCTGGTCATCGTGCTTGA
- the cas6e gene encoding type I-E CRISPR-associated protein Cas6/Cse3/CasE — protein MFLHRIHLDPRCREARRDLADPYQLHATLCRAFSPPDRKCPEGEILWRLEPETGSDGCPRVLVQSRTIPDWEGIGVKGWLAKTDPSVDVKSRLKLNALAIGQRFRFRLRANPCVTRAGKRLGLLRLEEQEQWITRKGHLHGFALPLLSSFDLSEVGPDRIDVRVYQEQMLSGTQQHGNAIRVFSVLYDGVITVTDADAFVKVLHTGIGHGKALGLGLLSVSPIA, from the coding sequence ATGTTTCTGCATAGAATCCATCTCGACCCACGCTGTCGTGAGGCCCGGCGCGATCTGGCAGACCCGTATCAACTCCATGCCACGCTGTGTCGCGCATTTAGCCCTCCGGATCGTAAATGCCCGGAAGGAGAAATTCTGTGGCGGCTTGAGCCGGAGACCGGTTCCGATGGATGTCCACGGGTTCTCGTTCAGAGTCGGACGATCCCAGACTGGGAGGGCATAGGTGTAAAAGGATGGCTAGCGAAGACCGATCCTTCTGTTGATGTGAAGAGTCGTTTGAAACTCAATGCACTCGCAATCGGCCAGCGCTTTCGTTTTAGATTGCGAGCCAATCCTTGCGTCACTCGTGCTGGCAAGCGGTTGGGCTTGCTGCGACTAGAGGAACAAGAACAGTGGATTACGCGAAAAGGCCACTTGCACGGGTTTGCACTTCCACTACTGTCCTCCTTCGATCTTTCAGAAGTGGGGCCAGATCGGATTGATGTACGGGTTTATCAAGAACAGATGCTCAGTGGCACACAGCAGCACGGCAACGCGATCCGTGTCTTTTCGGTTTTGTACGATGGTGTCATAACAGTGACCGACGCGGACGCATTTGTGAAGGTACTGCATACGGGTATCGGGCATGGCAAAGCCTTAGGGCTTGGGCTCCTCTCCGTGTCACCGATAGCATGA
- the cas5e gene encoding type I-E CRISPR-associated protein Cas5/CasD yields the protein MSTLLLRFIGPMQSWGTTSRFDQRDTGKEPSKSGVVGLLAAAMGIDRENWDDLEPLTQLSMGVRHDRPGVPKRDYQTAQHIISADRSKIHDTAVTTRDYLADAAFLVGLVGEDRTFLERIHAALRDPVWPLALGRKSYVPSESIWMENAVQDVPLRETLARCPWIATLRKWEELPEKLLVSFESEDGSGVLKMDQPLSSFAERRFGARFVHSEWIPFPQGVTHVSA from the coding sequence ATGTCCACCCTGTTGCTACGATTCATAGGCCCCATGCAATCGTGGGGGACGACCAGTCGCTTCGATCAGCGCGATACAGGGAAGGAACCCAGCAAGTCAGGTGTTGTGGGCCTGCTTGCCGCTGCAATGGGAATCGATCGCGAGAATTGGGATGATCTGGAACCGTTGACGCAACTTTCCATGGGTGTCCGTCATGACCGGCCGGGAGTTCCAAAGCGTGATTACCAGACTGCGCAGCACATCATTTCTGCTGATAGGTCGAAGATCCACGATACGGCTGTGACTACGCGAGACTATCTGGCCGACGCAGCCTTCCTGGTTGGGTTAGTAGGCGAAGACCGTACGTTTTTGGAACGAATACATGCTGCACTGCGCGATCCCGTCTGGCCTCTAGCTCTGGGCAGAAAATCCTATGTACCCTCCGAGTCGATCTGGATGGAGAACGCTGTGCAGGATGTACCGTTGCGCGAGACTTTGGCGCGGTGCCCGTGGATCGCTACGCTGCGGAAATGGGAGGAACTGCCTGAGAAGTTATTGGTCTCTTTCGAGTCCGAGGACGGTTCGGGCGTACTCAAAATGGACCAACCGCTGTCATCGTTTGCCGAACGGCGCTTCGGCGCGCGGTTTGTACACTCTGAATGGATTCCTTTCCCTCAGGGGGTGACGCATGTTTCTGCATAG
- the cas7e gene encoding type I-E CRISPR-associated protein Cas7/Cse4/CasC, with protein MKTLIEIHALQHFAPSNLNRDDTGAPKDAWFGGTRRARVSSQCLKRAVRSYFGEKKSEGFFSPDELAVRTKRVYQAIADLLGDKRAKDETLAKAEIALSYVKLKATEGGKTQYLLFLGQKEITALADAIHQFWDQIVPEAIEAGGKTKGKGKKAAAGSAPKEVHDRIDSIFNGGKAVDVALFGRMLADMPEKNQHAACQVAHAISTHAVEREFDFYTAVDDLKPEDTAGADMMGTVEFNSACFYRYAVVDWEKLKDNLQGDAELSERGLKAFLEGFVIAEPTGKQNTFAAHNPSEFVAVSVRRNTAPRNLANAFETALRVGKDESFTKKSAERLVEKAKKLNAVYGGDGQTFVLNLTETKLDGFGTSVSTLKELLEKSLHAVKE; from the coding sequence ATGAAGACCTTGATCGAGATCCATGCCCTGCAACATTTCGCCCCCTCGAATCTGAATCGCGACGACACTGGTGCTCCCAAGGATGCTTGGTTCGGCGGTACCCGCCGTGCGCGGGTTTCTAGCCAGTGCCTCAAGCGGGCAGTGCGCAGCTATTTCGGTGAAAAGAAAAGCGAGGGGTTTTTTAGTCCCGATGAACTCGCGGTGCGAACCAAGCGGGTGTATCAGGCCATTGCCGATCTGCTGGGTGATAAGCGCGCAAAGGACGAAACGTTGGCCAAGGCGGAAATCGCCTTGTCATACGTCAAACTCAAAGCTACTGAAGGGGGAAAGACTCAATACCTGCTCTTTCTTGGTCAGAAAGAAATAACAGCTTTGGCCGACGCGATTCATCAGTTTTGGGATCAGATTGTTCCTGAGGCGATAGAAGCTGGTGGAAAGACCAAAGGGAAAGGGAAAAAGGCGGCTGCTGGCAGTGCGCCGAAGGAAGTTCATGACCGCATAGACTCCATCTTCAACGGCGGTAAAGCCGTGGATGTGGCGCTTTTTGGGCGCATGCTGGCGGATATGCCTGAAAAGAATCAGCACGCCGCATGTCAGGTTGCCCACGCGATTTCGACCCATGCGGTCGAACGGGAGTTCGATTTCTATACGGCTGTGGACGATCTGAAACCAGAAGACACGGCTGGCGCTGACATGATGGGAACGGTGGAATTCAATTCGGCCTGCTTTTATCGCTATGCGGTGGTTGATTGGGAAAAATTAAAAGACAATCTTCAAGGCGACGCAGAACTTTCGGAAAGAGGATTGAAGGCATTTCTTGAAGGCTTTGTGATCGCAGAGCCAACCGGCAAACAAAACACCTTTGCGGCGCATAATCCGTCGGAGTTTGTGGCTGTGTCGGTGCGTCGCAACACTGCGCCGCGCAACCTTGCCAACGCCTTTGAAACGGCTCTTCGTGTGGGCAAGGATGAATCGTTTACCAAGAAGTCTGCGGAGAGACTTGTCGAGAAAGCAAAAAAACTGAACGCTGTGTACGGTGGTGACGGACAAACCTTTGTGTTGAACCTCACGGAGACCAAACTTGATGGATTCGGAACATCGGTTAGCACGTTGAAGGAACTGCTGGAGAAAAGTCTCCATGCTGTGAAGGAGTAA
- the casB gene encoding type I-E CRISPR-associated protein Cse2/CasB, which produces MSGFIEWLEGLNKKDTKVRAVLRRSLAFDPGAFVPAYPYVEPFLKGENNSWRREMLYLVAGLWAAHWREGGLGTPMTIGKACAAHWAATGSTSTERRFITLLDSDNDQLPHHLRQMVALLKDQPIDFEALLTGLVYWNDDRKRTQNAWAQDFYRNIQDDMETEPTIQEEKTA; this is translated from the coding sequence ATGAGTGGATTCATTGAGTGGCTGGAAGGCCTCAACAAGAAAGATACCAAGGTCAGGGCGGTGTTGCGACGTAGCCTGGCGTTTGATCCGGGAGCCTTCGTACCTGCTTATCCCTATGTCGAGCCGTTCTTGAAGGGTGAGAATAATTCCTGGCGGAGGGAAATGCTTTACCTCGTAGCTGGTCTTTGGGCAGCCCACTGGCGGGAAGGCGGTCTCGGTACCCCGATGACTATTGGAAAGGCATGTGCGGCTCATTGGGCGGCAACTGGCTCCACCAGCACCGAACGCCGGTTCATCACGTTGCTTGATTCCGATAATGATCAATTGCCTCACCATCTGCGTCAGATGGTTGCTCTGCTCAAAGATCAGCCCATAGACTTCGAGGCCCTTCTGACAGGTCTTGTGTATTGGAATGACGATAGAAAGCGCACTCAGAACGCGTGGGCGCAAGATTTTTACCGAAACATACAAGATGACATGGAAACAGAACCCACTATCCAAGAGGAGAAAACCGCATGA
- the casA gene encoding type I-E CRISPR-associated protein Cse1/CasA, whose amino-acid sequence MSRFSLIDEKWIPVRFLDGTRGELGIQDTLMRAKEITAIEDPSPLVVAGLHRFLLAVLYRALEGPTDIDQAKKLFRDGLPNEQITAYLNKWRDRFWLFDEEYPFGQIPGFHPKEWKAWSKLAAEHNADNAKVLFDHLDVESPGPIAFSAAARWLLAAQTFDLAVAKSEFVQPLDAPSARAVFFIVLGATLHETLCLCLKPQAKHISQGDSALWERKPEAVEALRRGLRRTICGYADLYTWRSRTIALQDEGCGAIRRLGFASGVSRTDGTTFTDPMLSYQENQSLGLVPLKFRENRDFWRDFDSVLPGGNSKTPLVIENAISLCRSEKDRWPIGVYVCGQKTKSGQAKVDFWRSTLFVLPRALSREVDVRSSIRSILVATEETESVLRSALWNFYRFILIRGHREKSTSLRKEERAQISTMADAAAPTHIYWSNLESAFHHILSEYTPDYDSEGIHSQWLKSVRDTLGKAWEQHRASVSMGDAWAIRALVKAEGPVRAKLKELDEEILKLTPAMEGT is encoded by the coding sequence ATGAGCCGATTCAGCCTGATTGATGAGAAGTGGATTCCGGTTCGATTCCTCGACGGGACCCGTGGGGAATTGGGTATTCAGGACACTCTAATGCGGGCCAAGGAGATCACGGCTATCGAAGACCCGTCCCCGCTGGTTGTGGCTGGCCTGCACCGATTCTTGCTTGCCGTCCTGTACCGTGCGCTGGAGGGGCCTACTGACATTGACCAAGCCAAGAAGTTGTTCAGGGATGGGCTACCAAATGAGCAGATCACGGCCTATCTGAACAAGTGGCGGGATCGGTTCTGGCTATTTGATGAAGAATATCCGTTCGGACAAATTCCAGGGTTTCACCCAAAAGAATGGAAAGCTTGGTCAAAACTTGCTGCAGAGCATAACGCAGATAATGCAAAGGTTCTATTTGATCACCTGGATGTTGAGAGTCCCGGCCCTATTGCATTTTCCGCTGCTGCACGTTGGCTGCTTGCGGCGCAAACATTTGACCTGGCAGTTGCAAAGAGCGAATTTGTTCAGCCTTTAGACGCACCTTCCGCCAGAGCGGTTTTCTTCATTGTGCTAGGGGCAACTCTTCACGAAACCTTGTGCTTATGTCTCAAGCCGCAGGCCAAGCACATTAGCCAGGGTGATTCGGCGTTATGGGAAAGGAAGCCAGAAGCTGTAGAAGCCCTCAGGCGCGGGCTGCGCAGAACGATTTGTGGATATGCTGATCTGTATACATGGCGTTCTCGCACAATAGCTCTACAGGATGAAGGATGTGGCGCAATTCGGCGCCTAGGATTTGCGTCAGGGGTGAGTAGAACCGATGGCACTACGTTCACTGATCCGATGCTTTCCTATCAGGAAAATCAATCACTGGGACTCGTGCCTCTCAAATTTCGCGAGAATAGAGATTTCTGGCGAGATTTTGATTCGGTCTTGCCAGGAGGGAACAGCAAAACCCCACTAGTGATCGAGAATGCCATCTCACTCTGCCGATCTGAAAAAGATAGATGGCCAATTGGAGTTTATGTGTGTGGACAAAAGACCAAAAGTGGTCAGGCAAAGGTGGATTTCTGGCGCAGCACACTATTTGTATTGCCTCGAGCGTTGTCCAGGGAGGTGGATGTCAGGTCCTCCATTCGGTCGATTCTTGTTGCGACAGAAGAAACTGAAAGTGTATTGCGTTCTGCCCTATGGAACTTCTACCGCTTCATTTTAATTCGTGGCCACAGAGAGAAGAGCACAAGTTTAAGAAAAGAGGAGAGAGCACAGATAAGCACAATGGCTGATGCCGCCGCTCCAACTCATATCTATTGGTCCAATCTTGAGTCCGCCTTTCACCACATCCTGAGCGAATACACTCCCGACTATGACTCTGAAGGCATCCACTCTCAGTGGCTCAAATCAGTACGGGATACTCTGGGAAAAGCATGGGAACAGCATCGCGCCTCAGTCTCCATGGGCGATGCCTGGGCCATCAGAGCGCTGGTAAAAGCCGAAGGGCCTGTACGGGCGAAGCTGAAAGAACTCGACGAGGAAATCCTCAAACTCACACCGGCGATGGAGGGGACATGA
- the cas3 gene encoding CRISPR-associated helicase Cas3', producing MNKTLTNHWAKTSKGVDGRWHPLILHMLDVAASAGAILEREPESTRERMAAILGMTWEDARAWLLLVVACHDLGKACPGFQCKWKNLSGMAAGRSPNTEINHAFVSQIALSEILQKNSWPEELAELVADAVGCHHGERASPSILDRLMGDRRALGKDEWTEARRGLVELLLAVLNPTMTPTKQTLTGPDFMLLSGLTSFADWIGSNEDWFPFGTAEDCDDLHDWFQKRRIRANQALDSLRWEPRTPLSTEAKSFEEVFEFAPRPLQQAVADALADLKMPAILLLEAPMGEGKTEAAFFAHLELQRRFGHRGLYIALPTKATGNAMFTRTLEFLRSQGTNRPLDLQLLHGGALLNDTFQGLKVSGIHDSKAGGEVRAGEWFSNKKRALLSEYGVGTIDQALLPILPVRHNFVRLWGLANRVVVFDEIHAYDAYTGTLLVHLLRWLLALGSSVVLLSATLSPSIRRKLAGVVGSHLPEPEKPYPRLSIFCPGEKVYQKHFEADPARRQTVRLQAISPDLSGLRTALEEHLTRGGMGLALVNTVQRAQELYRLFPDGESLEREGMRLGKRLSDGTEIFLFHARFPADRRQKREEEALETFGEGGNRTGRKILIATQVVEQSLDLDFDLIATDLAPIDLVLQRAGRLWRHARTSRPVSEPILLVAGLAGDEPPSFGKPLWWGKVYREDVLLRTWCLLQAKRDLRLPDEIDTLVQSVYEEQTTIPEFLDERMNKAVRAEGEAIAQRQQANMAIMGLPDDASWNDPAKYVLYDEDEPGVHRTLMAQTRLGEDSVVAIPLWSEDGFGSETTPDFVQCKAWFLRAVSLSRKGVVQQLRKLGVPEGWKESSLLRNCFPLRLNVDGRWTEDATVRLDEDLGLVYEAKESE from the coding sequence ATGAACAAAACACTGACAAACCATTGGGCGAAAACTTCCAAGGGCGTTGATGGTCGGTGGCATCCTCTTATTCTCCACATGTTGGATGTGGCTGCCAGTGCGGGAGCCATCCTGGAGCGAGAACCGGAGTCAACGCGCGAGAGGATGGCGGCAATTCTGGGAATGACGTGGGAGGATGCCCGCGCGTGGCTTTTGCTCGTGGTCGCTTGCCATGACTTGGGAAAGGCCTGTCCCGGGTTTCAATGCAAGTGGAAGAATCTGTCCGGCATGGCTGCTGGACGGAGTCCAAATACAGAGATCAACCATGCCTTTGTAAGCCAGATTGCCCTGTCGGAGATTTTACAGAAGAATAGCTGGCCGGAAGAATTGGCGGAACTAGTGGCCGATGCGGTGGGGTGTCATCATGGAGAGAGGGCTTCCCCAAGCATCCTTGATCGTCTGATGGGCGATAGGCGTGCGTTGGGGAAAGACGAATGGACTGAGGCGCGCCGCGGTCTCGTGGAACTACTCCTGGCGGTTCTCAATCCCACCATGACTCCCACGAAGCAGACTCTTACTGGCCCCGATTTCATGTTGCTGTCGGGCCTCACAAGCTTTGCCGACTGGATCGGCTCCAACGAGGATTGGTTTCCTTTTGGAACCGCTGAAGATTGCGATGATCTTCATGATTGGTTTCAAAAGCGCCGCATCAGAGCCAATCAGGCTCTAGATAGCCTTAGGTGGGAACCCAGAACTCCGCTCAGCACGGAGGCAAAGTCTTTCGAGGAAGTGTTTGAATTCGCTCCACGACCCTTACAGCAGGCGGTAGCTGATGCGTTGGCTGATTTGAAGATGCCAGCCATCCTACTGCTGGAAGCTCCCATGGGTGAAGGCAAGACCGAGGCGGCTTTTTTTGCACATTTGGAACTTCAGCGACGTTTTGGGCATCGCGGTTTATACATAGCCTTGCCGACCAAGGCCACGGGCAATGCCATGTTTACGCGAACGCTCGAATTTCTGCGGAGCCAAGGAACAAATCGACCACTCGACTTACAGCTACTGCATGGCGGAGCGTTGTTGAACGATACCTTCCAGGGCCTGAAAGTGTCTGGCATACACGACTCCAAAGCGGGCGGCGAGGTTCGCGCGGGAGAATGGTTTTCCAATAAAAAGCGGGCGCTGCTCTCAGAATATGGCGTCGGCACGATAGATCAGGCTCTGCTGCCCATTCTGCCGGTGCGACACAACTTTGTGCGACTGTGGGGTCTTGCGAATCGAGTGGTGGTCTTCGACGAGATCCACGCCTACGATGCCTACACGGGTACGCTTTTGGTTCACCTACTTCGCTGGCTTTTAGCGTTGGGCTCATCGGTGGTACTTCTTTCCGCGACCCTGTCTCCGTCGATTCGTCGCAAGTTGGCAGGTGTAGTTGGTTCTCACTTGCCGGAACCGGAGAAGCCATACCCACGCCTTTCCATCTTCTGTCCCGGTGAGAAGGTATACCAGAAACATTTCGAGGCCGATCCTGCGCGTCGTCAGACTGTCCGGCTACAAGCAATTTCACCGGACTTGTCTGGTCTGCGCACTGCGTTAGAGGAGCATCTTACCCGTGGCGGAATGGGGTTGGCGCTGGTCAATACGGTGCAGCGTGCGCAGGAGCTGTACCGGCTTTTCCCTGATGGCGAGTCTCTGGAGCGCGAAGGCATGCGTCTTGGCAAGCGGCTCTCCGATGGAACGGAAATTTTTCTCTTTCACGCACGTTTCCCAGCAGACAGGCGACAGAAACGCGAGGAGGAGGCGTTAGAGACCTTTGGAGAAGGGGGTAATCGAACTGGCCGAAAAATCCTCATCGCGACCCAAGTAGTGGAACAAAGTCTGGATCTGGACTTCGATCTGATCGCAACCGACCTCGCGCCTATCGACCTCGTGCTCCAACGCGCGGGGCGCTTGTGGCGACATGCGCGAACGTCCAGGCCTGTTTCCGAACCGATCCTTCTGGTCGCGGGATTAGCCGGAGACGAACCGCCATCATTCGGAAAACCTCTTTGGTGGGGCAAGGTGTACCGGGAAGATGTTCTCTTGCGAACCTGGTGTCTTTTGCAGGCGAAACGGGACTTGAGGCTGCCGGATGAGATCGATACCTTGGTGCAAAGTGTCTACGAAGAACAGACAACAATTCCAGAGTTTCTTGATGAGCGAATGAACAAAGCTGTGCGTGCAGAAGGAGAAGCCATAGCTCAGCGTCAGCAAGCGAACATGGCCATCATGGGGTTGCCTGACGACGCATCTTGGAATGATCCAGCGAAATACGTGCTCTACGACGAGGACGAACCGGGCGTGCATCGAACCCTCATGGCCCAGACCAGACTTGGCGAAGACTCGGTCGTCGCTATTCCATTGTGGTCGGAAGACGGTTTCGGCTCTGAGACGACGCCGGACTTCGTACAGTGCAAAGCGTGGTTTCTGCGAGCTGTGAGTCTTTCGCGCAAGGGGGTAGTCCAGCAACTCCGAAAGTTGGGAGTGCCAGAAGGTTGGAAAGAGTCGTCGCTCCTGCGCAACTGTTTTCCACTGCGGCTGAACGTGGATGGACGGTGGACAGAAGATGCCACCGTGCGACTCGATGAAGACTTGGGATTGGTGTATGAGGCAAAGGAGAGCGAATGA